The DNA segment TGCCGTCGCGGTTTAACTATTCCCACAACATTAGTTCCTTATCGTGTTAAggtaaaattatattattttctttgagcatttgacgaccacgtgactctttagaatctggaattaaattctttgttccggagtatgtgatcttcttgcatttaccgattggggaaacgtgtTCTCGCCAAGGCGATCTATTATAACTTATAGCTTCATTAATTATTCACTACTTGGGGGCCTTCAACGTcggggaagctaccgccagtgtccggcgcactcaattagctgtggtccggcatAAGTGCACCAACCGCCATGTCACCCGTAAACGGGACAgtgaccaaactaggccagctgacacgtgaagagaggtaccctacaagtctgttagaaccttttcccttttattttcaatcatCGGAGTAGACCAGGCTTTGACGGAAGGtttccagggcatcgcgttTGGTTCAATTAAATTGGGGTAATTGGAATCTACaccggatcacatagttcgcatctcaaacttccataatgctgttcgcgccaGAAATTCTGTATTTGCTcagcttagtcatttattcatgagtcagatctcaattcgtgggccgcgagtcaaattttattgggtcaaatttccatcaacttctgttattaaattcagttatttatttctataatttgttgggaccaagcACCACCACAATCGattgtttgttaaataaaatttaagtgaagtgtgttcaatcgttttaattctaatttagaaaaaccttccgaaggtacggcctctcgtttgaacctaattaataaaaatgaaaaataaaacacaacgtaggatcaGTAGTCAGATAAAATTATTCACACACATTTTCGTTATTTGCAAGTTCCACCACCAACTATACACCGGTTAGGGGCGAAAGGTTACAATATTGAATTATCTATTGATTTTAGCGATACCTTTAGACAATATTGAGATAAAATCAACCAACACCACCGCATTCGTTTCCTTAAAAACTCTGGTAAATTTatagtatataacggtattaggccgatatgggttatataacagaCATGGTTGaggtattgtaaaatcgaggcggagccgagattttataatcaaccgagtctgttatatccatatcggccgtatgttgttttatagttttctttataccaataatacttaacatttaacgatgatttatttgtaagactgacatttctctttacttcaaaaattaaatttagttgtcatctgtgccgtaaccgtagcaacggtagcaaaaataacggcctcggtctgaaaattttgaataacggcctagtctgttataggtatcatatcaatcaagcattgagtactgataaatcctaataacagtatggtataaagaaaataatcttTCACCTGACTAAATGAAAACTCTTACTTTTGACAGATAAAAAATACAGTGtgtaatttagaaaaatacgacatttatttacaacaaactGGAAATCGCGGATCCTTTGACAATGTAGGTGTATATTTTGATGAATTAAATCCGTTCACAAACTACACAATAATCTTTCAACGTAATATTCAAGAGCACCAGATGAAAAAGTTTCAAACGGCAGAAGGAGGTCAGTTCAAAGATATTAACAGTAATCTCGATTTATCGAAATCCATTTGCAGTTCCACAACAAGTCTTAAATCTGAGAGTCGCCAATAAATCATCGTCGacaatttatataaaatggGAAAAACCGTCTTCAATTAACGGCGTTTTTAAACATTGCATTGTTAAATATCGAGTAAGTAGTCACGGCTGACAAATACAAacgtttacaaaaatttatgcAGCACGTGTCGTACCTCGCGTGCAAGCAACAGCCAACAACTCCATCGGCAGAGCGTACTCTGAGAGTTACCGAAActtcaacaataataaaagaCTTAATTCCATATTCGAAATACTCGTTTTCCGTCTTTGCCGAAAACACAAAATTGAAAGGACTTCCGTCAGAATTTTTGGAAGATACTTTAGCCACAGACGAAATCGAATCTGAAGAGATACCAGAGGTGACAGTTAATCCCGGCGAGCGTGGGGTTAATATTAAACTGTCACGTAATTGCGAGAAAATTCAGGGACAATTGGTGGTGAAAACGACCGTCATTTGTACCAATGAATGGTGCAAGAACCAAAACAGAACTCCTAAAACAACGAACCATTATGTGTCAGACCAGATAATTACGTTAGATGGGTTAACTCCATATTCAGATTACAGTTTGGGTCTGATATTTTGTAGAAATTATACGAATTGCGAAAGTAACATAAAGAGGGAAACGTTTAGAACAAAACCAACAGGTAAATTAATTGTTCtttcaaaatgtaaagaaaaacTAATCGAATGTATTCGTTTTCAGTTCCCAATGCGGTCACCGATTTGCTGGTTTAtactaaaaacaaaacttcTGCATCGCTCAGATGGAAACCACCTTACCCACCAAGTGGggttttagaaaaatataatattaattatcgACATGATGgacatataaataaattaaaagtgacCTCGTGCAAATTATGGCCAGATTTTCATTGTGTCACAGTGTCCAATTTGGAAAGTGACGTAGAATACAGATTTAAAGTgcgtaatttaaatttatcagaaGTAGTGGtactaaaattattattaatgtacAGGGGAATGCCAAAAATGAAGATGTTTCAGAATTTGGACCAGCGAATTCCATTTacacaaaaacagaaataggCCGGCATTAAAAtactattttctttttcaaattccGGATATTATGTAAAATCTTTTCCAGAACCATCACGAGAGCTTTACGATTTAAACATCACTTGGACGATTCATAATGATCTGATACTGCAATGGAAACATCCGAACAAATCAAACGgtccaattaaatattttaatattattttaaacgataaaacaaacaaaaccgaAAAGAATCTACCAATTACGAACGACACCTATTAcctaaattataatttcaaagTAAATCCAAAACCAAGCTGGATGCATACGTATTCATGTAAACTGATCGTTTCTAGGTAGATTCCGCATAAGTGTTTCCTTCTACTCAATACAACTTTCAAGTGTCGGCATTCAACGGTTTCTCCGGTCATTCTGTTTATTTGATGGACACAAGTCCACCCGACATACCATTACTGAATGGGGATCCTCAAAGTAACAGTACAACAGATACAATTACACTAAAAACCTCGCTTCAAAAACCAAGAGGAAAAACTGACAATCGTCTTCTCTTCATCTTAATATCCGATACATGTACGAACCTACAAACTACTGCAGCTAATTACACTTTGACACATTCACAAGATAGTATCACCGAAACTATCGGTGGTATTAATTCGAACAATTTTTTGCTGGAATCAGGAACTTCTTATAATGTCACAATATTATTGCTCAACACTTTTCAGAACAAAATCAGAACCCAAGAGTATTCTTACTTGTACACGCAGTTAAAggtgaagattttttaaagtatGTCAAAGCGTGTATGCAAACCAAACAACTCTAAAAGGAACATCAGGTGACAAAATttactatttacaaaatatttgctGCAACTACCtagataaaacaaaaaatatattgaacactttcacaattttacatgattttaaattgtcttgccaaaaatatgtATGAAACGTTACACAGTGGTTCCTTGGAATATGTGGACGTGCAGTTCGGTAATGTAAGATTGTATCGAGATATTTTTCATCATGAAGATAAAAATATGTTCGTAATTTTCAATAGGGAGATCTCGTCGAGAAAGTTTACGTAACTAGTCCAATACCCCAAAGTAACGAAATTAACAGTTTTTGGAAAACAATTTGGaacgaaaatatttataacataGTATTGTTTGACACTTGCCGTATAAACGATCTGGTATGGGTCATGGAGATTTGTCACATTCCAGCccaacattgttttttttagaaaatatttgaaaattattggcCCGATTTTAAGTACACTGCTGCGACATCTCCATTCGCTGTGTATTCGAGGAAACATTCGCTTCTTACCAATGCAGAAGATTTCtcataaattatgaaaatctGACTCGTCAGGTAAACTCCAAAGAATGCACCGTTCCTTCTAATAACCTGTTGCAGGTAGACTAACTTCAATTTTGTTTACTGTCGAATAAAGATGTACAGTGTTTGTCACTAAATTACAGggagtttttttaaaaaagtgtcGGAGATTCCTCTCGGTTGCAACTCCCCTATTCTCGTCCACAGCAGGTTAGTGGTAGATTTGCAAGTCGAATTTTGTTCAAACAGTTCTTGCAGTTCGGGAATGCACGGCAACACTTTCGTTTTACTTTGTGACATTTGTCTTAGGACGTCTAAGAAGGACGGCGTCGTTGACGTTTTGGGAAATCTCCAAAGACTCACAGAATACAACACAAATTTCGTGATAGATTGTGACCATTATGTGCTGGCTCATCTGGTCATCCTTGAGAGTCTTCTTCGTGTCGACACCAGCATCAATTGCAATTCTCTCGATATGAGTAGAACCCACCTGTTCACAGCAGGCGAAACGGAAATGCATTTGAGATACTTGAAAGACACCTTATGGATGGATGCGGGAACAAGAACAGTGGACAGAGAGAGAGTAATATTTATATCCGCGCCGTTTTTCCACGTAATATTGGGAAAAGCATTTGGTCATCACGAGAAAGTaatatttgtttgtgttttagtAGACGATGGTAAAGTATTTCTTGAGGCTTATAACTTGAGCGAGAAAAATTCTCCGTGCTGGAATCGACTAGGTCCCATCAGCGTTGACGGTTTTAGATGtcctaataaatttttggttgTGCCTCAGCCGACTTCGACCACACTAAGTGACATTTGGGATTTTGTTATtgagaaaaatgtttcagTCATTTTGTCGCTGAACAAAATTCCTCCGTCGTCTACAGTGGGTCAGGTTGAAAGTGAAGATTAAAGTCTTGTAACAGTTGTATTGCAGAACGTTCCCTTTTTGCCAGGAAACAATAAAGCAAAAGTGTCTTCAAACGCGAGTGTCGAACCAAAACTCACCAGGGATTTTGGAAGTTACGAGTGGACAACGCTGAAGTTGAACAGCAAAACGGTACCAGATTGGacaatctttaaaaaaaaattgaaatgttgaATCTACGATGAGCTGACTGTCACATTTATTGCATTTCTTTCAGAAACACCAAACTGTTGAGATTCTGTCGATGAAGACGTGGCCTGCCAAGATATCCTGTCCCCCGGGTCTTTCagattttgtgaatttttgcaTCGCCGCAAACGAAAGAATGAAAGAGTCCAAATTGGTGATGGTGACGTGTTGGTGCGTAAAAGTAATCGTGGGTTTGAATGTTGTGTTCCAATATCTTTTTCAGTGATGGAGTTACGGCGTCGGGATTGTTTACGGCGATGTCTTATAACATGCAACAGATGAAAACGAACGGAATGTGCGATGTGTGCACGAGTGTCCGAACTGTTCGGCGTCATTGTCCTCAGTTTGTGAACGACAAAGTAAACAACAGCGAAGGGAAATATCACTAAAGTAATTACGATATTTTCTCTTTCAGAAGCAGTACACTTTCTTGGTAGAAGCTGTGCATCGTTACATTAAAGAATTTCAATTGTATGAAGTAagataaataatatttcataattaaattttgggtGAATTAATCAATCAATTAACCAATTAATTAACAGCTCACATTTTTAACTTTCTACATGGATACTATCGCGACCAAAAAATACTAGGACAATACGTTActgtagacacttccaaaactcattcaaactcattcaattttttgttcgcAATAGTATGTGTCTCTAAGTacttaaattttgttatttgaaTAAACAAGAACAATACAACAGATTTCCTAATTTTAggcagttttattttagcaaTAATTCCTCTGTAGCTTTCAATGGCACTCATCGGAATCTGTAGAACGAGTACTTTCAAAATTCTaactaaacattttctttaacTCTTTAACTCACTGATGAATGATGATTTTTTTGCGTCGAAATCTTGTTTTTCTACTCCCatgtttaaaatgtcatttatcGCATATGTTTCCATGATCTTTTAAATGCACCTTGACAAGCTGTGATTTTGTGCGCTTTAGTCACGAGGTGAAGTTAGCAGCGGACTTTTTAGTCACCGGCTAAAGTTAGCTCAAGCTATTTTAATTGGAAAAATCTTGTCTAttgacgtttatcagtttcgaaaattatgtttaaattaacgtttaataaaggagttacttattttgtttgttttgtttatttggtcgtagaaaaagtataccTAGTATGCAATtcgtttataaacttctctagacactCGTTTATTAAAACACTCGCTCCGCTCGTGGCTAAAAAAATCTCGTGACTAAAGTaccgtttataaattttgctgCATGATATACTATTATACATTATTCCTATACAGTTTAATAGAATCTCTTGCaaagttttaataaaattaattttttaatgatttagtAAAAAAATCGTTGTTCTGTTTTAAGATATTTTCTTGGTGTAAATGTTTAATGTAAAGTACATactgtaacggtccgaatagattcgataaattaagaattttaattttaaaataattttaacgaaatattttaaatacccttcatttgcgacggaaatgctggtcagttgtaaacTTTTATTGATGCCGTGTCGGCACCACcttcctcaagtgaaatctgccaacctttctttgaaaatgcaggtacgcgtCCTGTCCGAACACAACACATAGATGACAGTTTtcatgggaaaagaaacattgcaaaatttactcgttcgacaatttcgcgagtccagttaaaatcaggggataattgaattaatgaacaAGTCAACTAACTATATGTCAGTCATAAATCTTTCATCTTCATCTTCTGAAGACAATTTAAACCCAAAATATCCAAACAGTGGAAGATcccgcaaaaaaataaactgctTTGATATTGCCAAGAAAGATATTGATGAAGCAGGTCCTTCGtcagagaattaaaaaaaatttcccggaaatgttgacattttaaaacatCAATGTGAATTTTGCTGGAAATCTTTCAAAACTTGTCAAGGTTTGAAGATTCATTGTTCGAAAAttcatcaaattaaaaaaacgttGCCTTTCAAGAAACATTCACAGAAttcagaagaaaaaatatataccaaTGTCtttcaagaaaattatttatccaatttaaaatctaaaattcCTGTACTCAAGAGAGTTCCAAAAGCAGCTCGTcctttaattttcaatgaactgacaaatgttattaatgatgttgtagaaaaaaatactgaTGTAACATGGTACAAACTATTTTTGTTTACTTATGCTGTTTTGCAACTACcacaaaagaaaatgtagCAGGTCAAAATGCCACTATTCGTTTTGGCCGGGGTAGGAGGCCAAGAGGTCCTACTTTTGCTCGCGGTACAATAAGATCGCTGTTCGAAAATCAGGAACAAGCAAGATAACGCAAGGCATTTGacgtcgcgacgcgcccaccctgccgtaaCCTTTTTCGGGACGCTCATTTCAAGATCGTTCAGTTTTGTTTGTGTCGTCATTCAAATCATTTTCAGTTTATCGGTTCAgggttcattttttgtttatcggttcactttcagttttctttcagTTTCGCTTTCGGTTTCGTTTTCggttttcgtttgtttcttTCGCGGTTTCATTTTTGAGAGTTTTCAAATTGTAGAGTCTTGGTGCCAGCCATATCGTCGTTCTTCCAGTTTCGTACCGTCGTTCGCAGGTGGTCCGTTTTAGATCACGCTGTGATGCCGCGCCTGGTGTCGCCAGCGTAGTAGTATCTCGGCGGGTCCCAAGCGCATCGGGATCATCTGCGGATATCGTTTTTGGGATCGAATTCTGGAAGTAACACCTTTCGTGTATTACGCGTGGACTCACCGACACATTACCGCTTCAACATCTGAATTTTCCGATCGGTGATGTCcaacgtaaacaaaccggcgccatgATCGACCATCTGTCATTTAGCGCGCAAGTGTAGAACCGCCGGAAGTTGTCATCAAGATGCGCGGTCCGTACAATTACCGGGACGCCTTATCGCCCAACGGAATAAGGTGCAGATCTTTCGTGTTGATCTCCTAGATCCGGGGGTAACCAAAAAAACCCATCGCGAGCGGAAATTAAGGACTCGGTCGGCGACTGCCGAGCGGGCGGCTGTGCCGCAAGTCGCGAGCTGCGAATCACGTGCGTGGCGTTCGGGATCCGCAATCATCCCTGTGGGTGGATTGCCGAACGCCAGGGCGCTTATCGTCCGGCGCTGCCAGCCTTCGGGGCCGTCGGGGAGCCCGAAAATTACCGTTACCGTACCGCTGCCGATTACCGTTTTGCCGTGGTCGAGAAACCCCTCGTCATCTAGCgagatagaggtaattatccgTCATTAGCGAATTCACTTCACTAACTTTCGTCTATTAGGGGTAGTTCGAGCCAGATTACCGTTACCGTACCGTAAAGGAGTACCGGGAGGTCCTCCTTCGATTTATCGTGAAGCAACCCCTTTCAGCGGAAAGGTAATTCCGAATCGTTTGAGTTTCGCAACACTAACGTcaattcgttaggggtcgTTCTTTGGGAACattgttctttagggtcagctTTCGCCGGACCACTTGCCGTCTTTTGGGCAATCGTTTCGAGGGTCATCGCCAGACCGGATGTCGTTCCTTAGGGTCAGCCAGACCATTCGTCCTTCATTAGGGTCGTAGTCAGACCACGCCACATCGTTTCGTTTCCGGTCAAACATTATAGAAAAAGTCAAGGTCACGCCGAGTCGCAAGCCAAAAGGACGCTCTTCGAGGACACACAACCAACCGGCATAAGATAAGTCGCCACACTCAATTTTATTGCGGATATTTTCAAGTTTTTGAGCGCCTCGAATTTCCCGCTTCTCAGTAAAAACCAATTTCTGCatttcatgtaaatttttttgtattcagCAAACAGTAAGAATTTTTGTAACGATTTGCACTCACCTTCAAGTATCAATCATTTTAGAcagtcaaaattcaattttcaacatttcggAACTCCGCCGACTTCACCCCTTCCTGTAGGAATCAATCATTTTAGTTACAGTCAAGGTGAAACCCAAGCCTTGACCTTCGGTTCATTTCATTCTCATTTACAGGAGGAAGTTGAAGGTTCGGGAGGGTTTCCTTTCAAGGATTTACAATACCATTTATTACTCGCTTAGAATACCTTGTTAATTTAAGTTAATTTCGGTCATTTGTAAacgaaaagcttttctggttgagaccacataaattttaagaTCATCTAATagtactggttccgcatctttTTACTATTTGGTTACATGCGAACCGCTATCACACTCGTGTGAACCAGTGCTAAAACGACACAGCAATTTTGTGTGAGATTCGCTTTAGACCGaataaactaattttaattttatctgcATGAGTATCAATTCATACTCCCTAGGCGGGTATAATtagagcacttgtcccggcaacTGGACAAGTTTGAAACCAGCTCAAAAGCAagttgcctggcgcccatttttcaTTATGTGAACCCACACCCTATGCCCCgaaaaccccctgagagcccggtgcagtcactggccaacttttggtcataaaaaataaatcaaaaaacctaACTACCTTCGTAAAAGAAAAAGATTATCAAACAAGCAGATTTTAATGAGATATACAACCACATTATGGAACATTTTGTCGACAAAAAACAGagaaaaattaccaaaaagtTTAAAGAAAATGACAGTCAACTATGTCAAAAGGctcaaacaaaattatcagatGGGGATATACGTGGTGCTTTAAATATGTTGACTTCACAAGATATGATTGTTCCAAGAAACGAAGCCACGATGCAGGCATTACAGAAGAAACACCCACCACCAAGAAAATATAACTCAACAAcagtttttcaacaaaaatcggATAATAATATGTCTTCTGTAACTAGTCTAGAAGTAATAAAAGCTATAGCATCGTTCCCAAATGGTTCTGCTGGTGGATTAGATGCCATCCGACCTCAAAATCTTAAAGATTTAACATCTGATGTATTAGGCCAGAATAAAGTGAATTTAACTACATCCTTAACGAATTTAGGAACGTTATTATTGAATGGTGAAGTACCTTCATCGATATGTCCAATATTATATGGTGCAAATCTTTGTGCCTTAAAAAAGAAAGATGGTGGTATACGACCAATCGCTGTAGGTTCTACCATTAGAAGATTAATATCCAAAATTGTTTGTCGATGGATAGATGATAAGCTAGGATCAAAGTTTAGACCTCATCAGCTTGGATTTGGAACAAAAGGAGGAATAGAAGCGGCTATACATTCTGCTAGACGATATTTACAATATCCTCATCAATCAACAAAAgtacttttaaaaattgatttcttGAATGCCTTCAATATGCTAGACagagaaacaattttgaagaaagttaatgaagaaattccagaattctataattttttaaatcaatgttATCAGAAACCTTCTAATCTCTACTATGGTTCTACAGTTATCCTTTCCCAACGAGATGTCCAACAAGGTGATCCGTTAGGACCTCCTTTATTTTGTCTTGGTATTCAATATATGATAAATTCCCTCTGTTCTGAACTCAACATTTGGTATAGGGATGATGGTACATTAATTTCTGATcaagaaaatgtatttcaagATTTGGAATCCATTATAAGTAGATCAAAAGACATAGGTTTAGAGCTTAATTTCTCCAAATGTGAACTAGCAGTGACATATAATGATACAGAAGAGAGAAACAATTCAACTTCATTGCACCTGGAATTAAGCTTTTAAAACTAGAGaatacatatacaggtgtcccagagttgcgacaaagctccataacttgtttgttattaaagatgtcaactttttcttttttctagatgatagctacgcttatactgcatattcggaaaatattgcggtatatatacagagtgttccaatattataaaaacactaaagttatgtttttttaaacggaaactacccagtttgattttatttttgaactctatgctaaattatgaatcaaatttatacaggtcgtttttacttatctgccatcgtttttaatcagtggcgcttttttttaccagaatttcgaattgcaggagtcccttcgaaaattcgtaccttccaaatcgttgcacataaattaaaatgattgacgctgtttgatttctgaatgtttgccgcatctgctgagtgtttactcaacaacctgcttagtcgcatatgcctactgcgattttttaaacataacgaattaaaaatgtcaaaaactcatttttttcaaatggcaccccgtatttattattgcattggtcgaaagcttttttgacaagcttttgaacaatataaggtttgtatagtcgaatctgaaaatctagggtactatcctaaaatcgctaaatttgttgcaatttttccgttaaaaagacaatacaaaaatctagtaggcctaacaaaagat comes from the Tenebrio molitor chromosome 9, icTenMoli1.1, whole genome shotgun sequence genome and includes:
- the LOC138138448 gene encoding receptor-type tyrosine-protein phosphatase U-like isoform X1, with amino-acid sequence MHGNTFVLLCDICLRTSKKDGVVDVLGNLQRLTEYNTNFVIDCDHYVLAHLVILESLLRVDTSINCNSLDMSRTHLFTAGETEMHLRYLKDTLWMDAGTRTVDRERVIFISAPFFHVILGKAFGHHEKVIFVCVLVDDGKVFLEAYNLSEKNSPCWNRLGPISVDGFRCPNKFLVVPQPTSTTLSDIWDFVIEKNVSVILSLNKIPPSSTNVPFLPGNNKAKVSSNASVEPKLTRDFGSYEWTTLKLNSKTKHQTVEILSMKTWPAKISCPPGLSDFVNFCIAANERMKESKLVMVTCCDGVTASGLFTAMSYNMQQMKTNGMCDVCTSVRTVRRHCPQFVNDKKQYTFLVEAVHRYIKEFQLYEVR
- the LOC138138448 gene encoding receptor-type tyrosine-protein phosphatase alpha-like isoform X2, with translation MDGCGNKNSGQRESNIYIRAVFPLDDGKVFLEAYNLSEKNSPCWNRLGPISVDGFRCPNKFLVVPQPTSTTLSDIWDFVIEKNVSVILSLNKIPPSSTNVPFLPGNNKAKVSSNASVEPKLTRDFGSYEWTTLKLNSKTKHQTVEILSMKTWPAKISCPPGLSDFVNFCIAANERMKESKLVMVTCCDGVTASGLFTAMSYNMQQMKTNGMCDVCTSVRTVRRHCPQFVNDKKQYTFLVEAVHRYIKEFQLYEVR